The window TAGGCGTCGACTTCCCAGACCTCGTCAAGGGGTTCGGTGAGGTCACCGTGGATCGTCACGCTGCCTCGCATGAAGCCGAAGAGTTCCGGCGCCTCGTCGTCCGCCGGCATTGGCGTGGCGCGGGCGCGTTCGATGAGGTCGCGGAGCGTCATGACCAAGGTGCCCAGGCGCGTTTTCTCAAGCATCTTTCTTCGCCCCCCCGATGCGCGGTTCCTCGCCCTTGGCCAAGCGGCGGATGTTGGCCTGGTGGCGGATGAATATCAATACCGCCAGGAAGGCGGCGAATTCAACGCGTTGCATGTCGGCAAGGAAGTAGGCGTAGACCGGCGCCGCCGCCGCGGCCACCAGGGCGGCCAGCGAGGAGAAACGAAAAAGCGCCGCTGTCGCCAGCCAGGTCAGGCAGGCCAAAATACCCACCGGCCAGGCCATGGCGAGCAGGATGCCCAGCGCAGTCGCGACACCTTTTCCGCCACGGAACTTGAGCCAGACAGGAAAGAGATGGCCGAGGAAGGCGCCGGCGCCGGCCAGCAACGCCATGTCGGGCCCGAAGAGGTTGCCCAGCAGCACCGCCGCCGCTCCCTTGCCGCCGTCCAGCAGCAGCGTGGCCGCCGCCAGGCCCTTGTTGCCGGTGCGCAGCACGTTGGTGGCGCCGATGTTGCCCGAGCCGATGGCCCGGATGTCGCCCAACCCGGCCAGCCGCGTCAGCACCAGGCCGAAGGAGATGGCGCCGAGCAGATAGCCCAGCCCCAGCGCCGCCCCGAAGTAGGGCGCGGCATAGCTCCAGCTTATGGGATCGGGCATGGCCTCAGGCCTGGTCGGTGTTGGCCTGGTAAACCGTGCGTCCGCCGACGGCGGTGCGCAGCACCAGGCCCTGCACCGGGCGGCCGTCGAAGGGCGTGTTCTTGCATTTGGCTTTGAGCTGGTTCTCGTCGATGCGCCAGGGCTTCTCCAGGTCGAAGAGCACCAGATCGGCCATAGCTCCGGGCGTTAGGCGGCCGGCCTCGAGGCCCAGGAGCCCGGCCGGACCCGAGGTCAGGGCGGCCAGCACGCGCTCGAGCGGCACGCCGCCACCGAGGTGCAGCTCGAGCGCCAACGGCAGCAGCGTCTCCAATCCCGAGATGCCGGAGGCGGCCTGGGTGAAGGGTTGGCGCTTGCTTTCCTGGTCCTGCGGCGCGTGGTCGCTGACGATGGCGTCGACGGTGCCGTCGGCAATGCCTGCGACCACAGCCAGGCGGTCTTCTTCGCGGCGCAGCGGCGGCCAGGTCTTGGCGAAGGTGCGGTATTCGCCGACGGCGTTCTCATTGAGTGCGAAATGGTGCGGCGCCACCGAGCAGCTTACCGCCAGGCCGCGCGCCTTGGCCTGGCGCATGGCCTCGATGGCGGCGGCGGTCGAGAGGCAGGTGGCGTGGTAGCGCCCGCCCGTCGCTTCGACCAGGCGCAGATCACGCTCCAGCATGATCACTTCGGCCGCCGCCGGGATACCCGGCAGGCCCAGCCGCGTCGCCACCTCGCCCGAGTTCATGCAGCCCGAGCCGGCGAGGCGCGGCTCGGCCGGCAGCTGCACGATGAGCAGGTCCCAGTTGGTGGCGTAGGTCAGCACCCGGCTCATCACCAGGGCGTCGGCGACGGCGTTCTCGCCGTCGCAAAAGGCCACGGCGCCGGCCACGGCCAGCAGGCCGAACTCGGTCATCTCGCTGCCTTCCAGGCCCTTGGTGATGGCGGCCATGGGGTGGACGCGGACCTGGGCCGTGGCCTGGGCCAGGCGCTTGACGAATTCCACCAGGGCGATGTCGTCGATCACCGGCTCGGTGTCGGGCCGGGCGGCGATGGTGGTGATGCCGCCCGAGGCGGCGGCGGCGCTGCCGCTGGCCAGGGTCTCGCGGTGCTCGAAGCCGGGCTCGCCGAGGAAGGCCCGCATGTCGACCAGGCCGGGCGCCAGGCAGTGGCCGGCGCAGTCGAGCACCTCGGTGCTCTCTGGTGGGTTCTCCGGGAAGAGGTTGGGACCAATGTCGGCGATGCGGCCGTCTTCCACCAGCAAATCGCCGGCCTCGTCGCGGTCCGAAGCGGCATCGAGCAGCCGGGCGTTCCGCCACAAGGTGCGTTGGCCGGGGGCGGCGTTCATTTGGCCGCTCCGCCCGGTGCGTTGTCGAAGCGCCCGGCCAGGACTTCCAAACAGGCCATGCGCACGGCAACCCCCATCTCGACCTGTTTGCGGATGACGCTGCGGTCGATGTCGTCGGCGAGATCCGTATCGATCTCGACGCCCCGGTTCATGGGGCCGGGGTGCATCACCAGGGCGTCGGGCTTGGCAGCCGCCAGCTTGTCGCGGTCGAGGCCCCAATAGCGAAAATATTCGCGCAGCGAGGGGAAGTAAGCGCGGTGCATGCGCTCGGTCTGCAGCCTGAGCATCATCACGATGTCGGCCCCGGCCAGGCCCTCGTGCATATCGTGGAAGACGCTAACGCCGAGACGTTCGATGGCCGGCGGCAACAGCGTCGGCGGCGCCACCACCCGGGTCCGGGCGCCCATGACGTTGAGCAGGTGGATATTCGAGCGTGCCACCCGGCTGTGCCGCACGTCGCCGCAAATCGCCACCACCAGGCCGGCCAGGCGGCCCTTGCGCCGCCGGATAGTAAGGGCGTCCAGCAGCGCTTGGGTGGGGTGTTCGTGGCTGCCGTCGCCGGCGTTGATGACGGCGCAGTCGACCTTCTGGGCCAGCAGGTTGACGGCCCCGGATTCGGGGTGGCGCACCACCAGCACGTCGGGGTGCATGGCATTCAGCGTCATGGCGGTGTCGATCAAGGTCTCGCCCTTCTTGATGGCCGAGCCTTCGACCGACATGTTGATGACGTCGGCGCCCAGCCGCTTGCCGGCCAGTTCGAACGAGGTGCGGGTGCGGGTCGAGCTCTCGAAGAAGAGATTGATCTGGGTGCGGCCGCGCAAGGTCGATTGTTTCTTGTCGAGCTGGCGATTCTGTTCGACGTAGCCCTCGGAGCGCTGCAAAAGCTCGTCGATGACCTCGGCGGATAGCCCTTTGATGCCGAGCAGGTGGCGGTGGGGATAGGAAAAGGGCGCTGCCGGAGCCATTAAAGGCCCTATATAAGCCGCCACCGGAGGCGGCGCAACTAGTCCCTCGGCGGGTCAAGTTCTTGGCCAATCGGGTTCGGCCCTCACTTGTCGTCCCGGCGTCACTTGGATACGAAAAAAAACACCCCCTCCCTGCCCTCCCCCATCAAGGGGGAGGGGAAAAAAGCCACCGCCGGTTACCACTCCCTCCCCCCTTGCGGGGGAGGGTTTGGGTGGGGGGGCGACGCCGCTGCGTGGACCAGGGAATCAAGCGCGCCCTGGAGAATGAACGAGGCCGCCATCTTGTCCACCACCTGGGCCCGGCGCCGCCGCGAGGTATCGGCTTCCAGCAGCGTCCGCGTGACCGCCGCGGTGGAAAGGCGTTCGTCCCAAAAGGCCATGGGCAGCGGGATGAATTCCTCCAGGTTTGCGGCGAACTGGCGGGCCGACTGGCAGCGCGGACCTTCGCTGCCGTCCATGCTGACGGGCAGGCCGATGACCAGGCCGCCGACGTCATGCTTGGCGACGATGGCGGCCAAGGCCTTGGCGTCCGGGGTGAACTTGCCGCGCCGCAGCGTCTCCAGCGGTGAGGCGATGACCAGGCCGGGGTCGGAGAGCGCCAGGCCGATGGTC of the Alphaproteobacteria bacterium genome contains:
- the plsY gene encoding glycerol-3-phosphate 1-O-acyltransferase PlsY, whose protein sequence is MPDPISWSYAAPYFGAALGLGYLLGAISFGLVLTRLAGLGDIRAIGSGNIGATNVLRTGNKGLAAATLLLDGGKGAAAVLLGNLFGPDMALLAGAGAFLGHLFPVWLKFRGGKGVATALGILLAMAWPVGILACLTWLATAALFRFSSLAALVAAAAAPVYAYFLADMQRVEFAAFLAVLIFIRHQANIRRLAKGEEPRIGGAKKDA
- the pyrC gene encoding dihydroorotase, yielding MNAAPGQRTLWRNARLLDAASDRDEAGDLLVEDGRIADIGPNLFPENPPESTEVLDCAGHCLAPGLVDMRAFLGEPGFEHRETLASGSAAAASGGITTIAARPDTEPVIDDIALVEFVKRLAQATAQVRVHPMAAITKGLEGSEMTEFGLLAVAGAVAFCDGENAVADALVMSRVLTYATNWDLLIVQLPAEPRLAGSGCMNSGEVATRLGLPGIPAAAEVIMLERDLRLVEATGGRYHATCLSTAAAIEAMRQAKARGLAVSCSVAPHHFALNENAVGEYRTFAKTWPPLRREEDRLAVVAGIADGTVDAIVSDHAPQDQESKRQPFTQAASGISGLETLLPLALELHLGGGVPLERVLAALTSGPAGLLGLEAGRLTPGAMADLVLFDLEKPWRIDENQLKAKCKNTPFDGRPVQGLVLRTAVGGRTVYQANTDQA
- a CDS encoding aspartate carbamoyltransferase catalytic subunit, coding for MAPAAPFSYPHRHLLGIKGLSAEVIDELLQRSEGYVEQNRQLDKKQSTLRGRTQINLFFESSTRTRTSFELAGKRLGADVINMSVEGSAIKKGETLIDTAMTLNAMHPDVLVVRHPESGAVNLLAQKVDCAVINAGDGSHEHPTQALLDALTIRRRKGRLAGLVVAICGDVRHSRVARSNIHLLNVMGARTRVVAPPTLLPPAIERLGVSVFHDMHEGLAGADIVMMLRLQTERMHRAYFPSLREYFRYWGLDRDKLAAAKPDALVMHPGPMNRGVEIDTDLADDIDRSVIRKQVEMGVAVRMACLEVLAGRFDNAPGGAAK
- the ruvX gene encoding Holliday junction resolvase RuvX, with translation MCKPTALKAALGHDQRLLGLDLGTKTIGLALSDPGLVIASPLETLRRGKFTPDAKALAAIVAKHDVGGLVIGLPVSMDGSEGPRCQSARQFAANLEEFIPLPMAFWDERLSTAAVTRTLLEADTSRRRRAQVVDKMAASFILQGALDSLVHAAASPPHPNPPPQGGREW